The genomic DNA TGTCCAGTGTCGCCGCATCTTCGATGCTTGCCGCCTGATGATAGAGCGGCACGAAGCGCGCGGCGGCAGCCTTGTTCTGAAGCAGGTTGGCCGCCACCAGCCCGGCATTCGATCGCGGCGAGGCGGGCGGAACGAAGCGCTCGTCGACCAGCGTCACCGTGACCTTGTCCCAGGCGATCGGTATGGCGGAGAGCGCTGCGAGGAACTTCGCCGGCGTCGTCCCGCCGGATACTGCGAGCAGCGCCGTGCCGCGCTCGTCGATCGCTTTGGTCAAGCGGGCGGCGACGTTGCCTGCAAGTGCGGCCGCCAGTTGCTGGCGGTCGGCAAAGCCGTTCCAGGCGTAGGCGGCGGCGCTCAGTTGCTCTCGTGCCATGTCCGTCCGTCACGTTCGATGAGCGCGATGGAGGCCGAAGGTCCCCAGGTGCCGGCCGTATAGCCCTGCGCTTCCTGCCTGGCGCTTTCCCAGGCGTTCTGGATCGGGTCGATCCACTTCCACGCCGCCTCGACCTCGTCGCGGCGCATGAACAGCGTCTGGTTGCCGCGCACCACATCCATGATCAGCCGCTCATAGGCATCCGGCGCCCGGCCCTGGAACGACTGCGCGAAGCTCATGTCCAGCGAGATCTGGCGCAGCCGCATGCCGCCCGGCCCCGGATCCTTGATCATGATATACTGCTTGACGCCTTCGTCCGGCTGCAGGCGGATGACCAGCTGGTTGGGGAAGATCGGACCGGCGCTGTCGCCGAAGATGGAATAGGGAATCGGCTTGAACTCGATGACGATCTCCGAGACGCGGGTCGCCAGCCGCTTGCCGGTCCTGAGATAGAAGGGAACGCCGGCCCAGCGCCAGTTGCCGATCTCGGCCTTTACGGCGACGAAGGTCTCGGTGTTGCTGTCCTTGCCGAGCTCCTCGACATAGCCCTTGACCGGCCCTCCGGCGGAAGCGCCGGCACGATACTGGCCGCGCACGGTTTGCTTCGGCGCCTCGTTGCCGTTGATGCGCTTGAGCGCCCTCAGCACCTTCAGCTTCTCGTCGCGTACGGCATCCGCGTCCATCGACGACGGCGTTTCCATGGCGACCAGGCAAAGCAGTTGCAGGATGTGGTTCTGCACCATGTCGCGCAGCGCGCCGGCCTTGTCGTAATAGGTGACGCGGTCCTCGAGACCCACGGTCTCGGCCACCGTGATCTGCACATGGTCGATATGGGCGGAATTCCACAACGGCTCGTAGAGCGCATTGGCAAAGCGCAGCGCCATCAGGTTCTGCACCGTTTCCTTGCCGAGATAGTGATCGATGCGGAAGATCTGGCTTTCGTGGAAATCATCGCCCACTGCGTCGTTGAGCGCCCGTGCCGAGGTGAGATCGCGCCCGATCGGCTTCTCCAGCACGATGCGCGAGTTCGGCGTGATCAGCCTGTGCTCCTTGAGCTGGTGCGAGATGTCGCCGAAGAGCGCCGGCGCCACCGCCAGATAGAAGGCGCGGATGCGGTCGCTGTCGCCGATCGCCTTCTTGAGCTTGTCGAAACCGGTGCCGGTGGTCGCGTCGGCCGAGACGTAGGAAAGGCGCGCCAGGAAGGTCTCAAGCTCCTTGGCGTCGACGTCGGCCTGCTTCACGTGCTCGGAAATCGCCTTCTTGGCGAAGGCCTGAAACTCGGCGTCGGTCATTTTCGCGCGCGACGTGCCGATGATGCGCGTCGGCTCCGTGAATTGCTGGCCGCGCTGGCGGTGGTAGAGCGAGGGCAGAAGCTTGCGCTCCGACAGGTCGCCGGTGCCGCCGAAGATGACGAAGTCGAAAGGGTCGACGGGGATGATCTGGCTGGTCATGGTCAGTCCGATTTGATGCCGGTCGCCGGTAACGGGGCTGATATATTCTAATCGATTTAAATCGTCCAGTGCCAAGGTGTCACATCAAGGGCCAATCGCAGGGGATCGTTTGGGTCTGCATGTGCCCTTGACACTGGCGCTGCCGGGAGGCTTGTCGGCAAAGCGACGTCTTCCGGCAGCGTTCGCGGCTGCAACATAGAACGTGAATGTGACGAAAGCTAAGGGAGAAAATCATGAGTGCGACATCTGTCGCGTCATGGACAGGCTCCCGGTGCAAATTGGGGACGATCTCGATGAGCGGGAAAACGATGCGTCTGGAAAACAAGGTTGCCATCATCACCGGCGCGGCGTCCGGCTTCGGCGAGGGCATGGCCAGGCGTTTCGCCGAAGAGGGCGCGCGCGTCGTCGTTGCCGACCTCAACGCCAAGGGGGCCGAGCGCGTCGCGGGAGAAATCGGCGACCGCGCGATCTGGACCCAGACCGACGTCTCGCAGCGCTCCGAATTCGACGAGATGGTCTATGCCGCAAAGAGCGCCTTCGGCCGCGTCGACATCATGATCAACAATGCCGGTTACACCCATCGCAATGGCGACATGCTGGGCGTCGACGAGGAAACCTTCGACCTGATCACCGCGATCAACATGAAGGCGATCTATCATGCGGCACTTGCCGTGGTGCCGATCATGGATCGGCAGGGCGGCGGCGTCATCCTGACCACGGCCTCGACCGCCGGCATCAGGCCGCGGCCCGGCCTTACCTGGTACAACGCGTCCAAGGGTTGGGCGATCACCGCCACCAAGTCGATGGCGGTCGAGCTGGCGCCGAAAAACATCCGCGTCAATTGCCTCTGCCCGGTTGCCGGCGAAACCGGCATGCTGGAGAAGTTCATGGGCGCCGACACGCCGGAGATTCGTGAGAAATTCCGTGCCTCGATTCCGCTCGGCCGGTTCTCGACGCCGCTCGACATCGCCAATGCGGCGCTGTGGCTGGCCTCCGATGAGGCCGCCTTCATCACCGGCGTGGCGCTGGAGGTGGACGGCGGGCGCTGCATCTGAGCGGCCGCTCCGGCGCGAAAACGGCTCGGGCCGTTCACGGCATTTGCGGCTGGCTCGGCCGAGGAACGGATCAGGCGCCGGTCCTGACGTAAGTTTTGTAGACCCAGCCGTGCTTGCCGTTATAGACGATCTCGCACCATTTCTTGCAGCCCATCACCTGCACCGACGCCTTGGCCGGCACCGTGACGATAGCGGATGCGCCCTTCTTGGGGCCGCTGCGCATGGTGACTGCCCTCAGGATTCGTCCATTGGCGCCAGCGCTGACCGGCTGAGGTTTCGGCGTGTCCAGAGCCGCGTCCTCGGTTGCCGCCGACTGAGCCTCGGGAGGCTGCGGCTTTGCTTCCGGTATGGCTGCGGTCTGGGCGCCATCCATCTTGTCGTCGGGCTTTTTCGCATCCGCCGACTGGCCAGCCGCCGGAGCGGGAGCCGCGACCTCGGACAAGGCGGTCGAAGCATCATTTTCTGACGCGGATTCGGCGAAGGCCGCAACGGCTGGCTTGTCGTCCTGCGTTGCCGGCTTCTCCGCGGCTTGCCCGGATGAGGCCGGCGGAGCTTCTGCCGCATCGGACGCGCCCGCCGCATCCGGGGCAGTCCAGCGCGGGCTGTTCGATGCCAGCGCCGGGATGGCGGCTTTGCGCGTGGCGGCGACAGGCGAAACCGCGTCTGCCTTGGGCGCGGCTTGCGGCGCGGCGGCGACACTGACAGCGCTCGCCGCGGCCGGAGCGATCTTCGTCGTCTTGACCGGAATCGGGGGCACGCTCTGCTCCGCGCTTGCGATCGCCTGCCGTTCATTGGCTGGCAGGGCCAGCCAAAGCGCCACCCCCGCCACGCCGAGCAGCGCCACGGTACCGACGGCCGCGATCACCAGATGCGCGTTCGACTGCAGGCTCTGCCAGAACGAAGGCCGCATGTCATAGCCGAACTGCATTGCAAAGCGCCGTCGTTCCGGCGCGCCGAAACTGAAGGGCTCATACACTTAGACCACCTCCAACAACCGGGCCGACGTTCTTTCGATCTTGCCGCGACATGTCGCGGTTGATCGGCATCGGTCCCGAAATTCCAGCGGGCAGGCCCGCGCAAATCCCCGTTTTATCGCCCAGAACCGGCATCTCTTGCCGGCGATTGTGGCATGAGTGCGCCTTTTTACGAAATTTCCTGCATTTGTTAACGATTCTGCAACGTGCTGCGGAGACGCGCTCTCCATCGAATCAAGCACTTCCACCGGGATGCTCGACCCTCAAATCCGGTCGCGTAACGCGAACCAGTTGAGCGCCAGGAACAGCAGTGGCGCGCGAAAACGACGGCCCCCCGGGAAAGCGGGAATCTTCAGATCCTCGATCAGTTTCAGCCTGTCGCGGTTGCCGGCGACCGTCTCTGCGTAAAGTTTGCCGAAGAAGTTCGACAGCATGACGCCGTGTCCGGAATAGCCGCCTACGGAAATCACGTTCGGCATCACCTCGCGCGCGAAGGGTTTTCTCGGCATGGTGATGCCGACATAGCCGCCCCAGCCATGGGTGATCTCGACATCCTTGAGCGCCGGATAGAGCTCGGCGATCTGCCGGCGGATGTGGATATGGATGTCCTTCGGATCGTTGACGGCGTAGACCTCGCGGCCGCCGAACAAAAGCCTGCCGTCCTTCGACCTGCGGAAATAGCGCACGACGAAGCGGGAATCGTCCACCGACTCGCCTCCCGGTAGAACATTGGAGGACGATCCGAGCGGCACGGTGGCGCCGATGAAGGAGCCGATCGGCATGATGTGGGCGGCGCTGACAGGCTCGAGATTGCCGCCATAGGCGTTGACCGCGATCAGGCATTTCTCGGCTGATATCGTGCCTTTCGGGGTGGTGACCCTCACCTTTCCTCCGCTGGCGGCGATGCCGGTCGAGGGCGTCCGCTCGAACAGATGCGCGCCGGCCGCGGCCGCAGCTTTTGCCGTGCCGATCACCAGTTTCAGCGGGTGGATATGCCCGGTCCCGGTATCACGCGTGCCGCCGAAATAGCGCGCCGAGCCCAGCCGCTCCGCGGTCTCGCCGGCATTCATGAAGGCGATGTGCGGATAGCCGAAGCGGCTCGCCATGATCTCGGCATGGCGCTTGTAGTCGTCGACATAACGCTTCTTATGCGCCACCGACAGTTGACCCGGCATGTAGTCGATCTCGATCCGGTTGGCTGCCGCGAAGTCCAGCAGATGCGTCTTTGCCTCTTCCGCGAGATCGAAAAGCGCTTTGGCGCGGGAGAGACCGTATTCGTCCTCGAGTTCCTCCGCCCAGGCGCGCTGGCCGGTGCCGAGCTGGCCGCCATTGCGCCCCGACGCGCCATCGCCCAAGCGGTGCGCCTCGATCAGCACCACATTCGTGCCCGCCTTGGCCAGATGCGCCGCCGCCGAAAGTCCCGTAAAGCCGCCGCCGATGATGACGACATCGCAGGTCCGATCGCCGTCAAGCGCCGGATATTCGGGACGCGGCCCGACAGTGTCCTCATACCAGGAACGGCCGGGGGAGATGGGGGATTGGTAGGGCATGATTCGCCAGAACGCGAGGCTTTTTCAGTAAGGGAAAGCGAATAGCGAGTAGCGAATAGCGAATAGCGAATAGCGAATAGGGAATGAAGTTGGTGTTGTTCTATTCGCTATTCGCTCTCTCACACATTCAGCAACAGATATTCCCGCTCCCACGGGCTGATCACTTCCATGAAGGTCTCGAACTCGGCTCGCTTGATCGCCGCGTAAGTTGCGGCGAAGGATTTCCCGAGGATGGCGCCGAGCTCCTTGTCGCCCTCGAACAGGTCGACGGCTTCGAGCAGGCTGCGCGGCAGGTCGATCTCGTCCTCATTGGCCGTGGTCAGCACCGGCGCCGAAGCCTTTTCCTTCTTCGTCATGCCGATCAGCCCGCAGGCGAGCGAGGCGGCGAGCGCCAGATAGGGGTTGGCGTCGGAGGATGGGATGCGGTTTTCGACGCGCCGCGCCGCGGGGTCGGATCGCGGCACGCGGAAGGCCGTCGTGCGATTGTCGTAGCCCCATTTGGTGTTGACGGGCGCGGAGGCCGCCTGCGTCAGCCGGCGGTAGGAATTGACGTAGGGCGCGAACATCACCAGCGCGTTCGGCACGTGCTTCTGCATGCCGCCGATGAAATGGAAGAACGCGTCGGTCTCGGAACCGTCTTCGGCCGAGAAGATGTTACGGCCAGTCTTCTTGTCGAGGACCGACTGGTGGATGTGCATTGCCGAACCCGGCTGCCCCTGGATCGGCTTTGCCATGAATGTGGCGTAGATTTCATGCTTCAGCGCCGCCTCGCGGATCGTGCGCTTGAACATGAAGACCTGGTCGGCGAGCTCGATCGGATTGCCATGGCGCAGGTTGATCTCGAGCTGGCCGGCGCCTTCCTCGTGGATCAGCGTGTCGATCTCCAGGCCCTGCCGCTCGGAGAAATGGTAGATGTCGTCGATCAACTCGTCGAACTCGTTGACGCCGGCGATCGAATAGCCGGCGCCGCCGCCGATCGGCCGCCCGGAGCGGCCGACGGGCGGCGTCAGCGGGTAGTCCGGGTCAGGGTTCTTGCGTACCAGATAGAATTCGATCTCGGGCGCCACCACGGGCTTCAGGCCGCGTTCGTCATAGGCGGCCAGCACGCGCTTCAGCACGTTGCGCGGCGTGAATTCGACGGAGCGGCCGTCCTGATGGACGAGATCGCAGATCACGGCAGCGGTCGGATCTTCCTCCCAGGGCACCACGGTCAGCGTCGAGAGGTCGGGCAAAAGCTTCAGGTCGCCGTCATCCTCGGGATAGTGGAAGCCGTTGCCGTCTTCCGGGTAGCCGCCGGAGATCGTCGTCATGAACACGGCCGAAGGCAGCGCAAGCGATGTGTTGGAGGTGAATTTCTTCGACGGCATCATCTTGCCGCGGGCGACGCCGGCCTGGTCCGGCGTGATGCATTCGATGTCCTCGATGCCGCGCCATTCCAGCCAGGCGCTGGCCTCCTTCCAGTTCTTCACACCGCGTTCGCTTTTCAGGAAGGCAGGCGTGCGGGCGCGTCCCCCCCGGCTCGACGGACGGACTTCCTTTTTTTCAGGCGGCATCATTCACCAGATTGTGTTGCGGATTTCGAAGTATAGCCGGGCCCCGCGGGGGAAGGGAAGGGGAGGCGCCAGAGTCGCCACAACGAGTGTCGACCTGCCGCCGCGTCTGTCTTCTTGCTGGCGGCGCCAGCCGACAAGGTCTAGATGAAACCTATCCGCAAAGGGTCTGCCCATGTCCGCTCTTACGACAATCGGCTTCGATGCCGACGACACGCTGTGGCAGAACGAGCAGTTCTTCCGCATGACCGAGAAGCGCTTTGCCGCCTTGCTGGCCGAGCACGGCGATCATGAGCACATCGCGGCAAGGCTGCTCGAGGCGGAAAGGCGCAACCTCGCCCTCTACGGCTTCGGCATCAAGGGCTTTACCTTGTCGATGATCGAGACAGCCGTCGAGATCACCGGTGGCGAGGTGCCTGGTTTGGTCATCGGCGAAATCCTGGCCGCCGGCCGCGAGATGCTCAGCCACCCGATCGAGCCGCTGCCGCATGCGCGCGAGACGGTCGAAAGGCTGGCGGAGTCCTACCATCTGGTGCTGATCACCAAGGGCGACCTCTTCGATCAGGAGCGCAAGCTGGCGCAGTCGGGAATGGGCGATCTCTTCGATGCGGTCGAGATCGTCAGCGACAAGAGCGCCGACACCTACGCCCGCATCTTCAGCCGCCATGGCGACGGTCCGCAGAACAGCATGATGGTCGGCAACTCGCTCAAGTCCGACGTGGTTCCCGCCATCGAGGCCGGCGGCTGGGGCATCCATGTGCCGCACGAATTGACCTGGGCGGTCGAACATGCGGAGGCGCCCGTCGCGGCGCCGCGTTTTCGCCGGATTGCCGATCTTGGCGAACTGCCGACCCTGGTCGAGGCCATCGTGAGGGCTGGCTGAAAGCCGCCGTCTAGCCGCGGCCCACCATCCGATCGATCACAGGTTGCAGTCTTTCAGGTGTGATTGGCTTGGCGACCACCACGTCGACCACATTCGACAGGCCAAGGCTGTCCGGCGTGCCATTCCTGGTTGAGAGCAGGATCACGGAAGGCAGCGCCTTGCCGGAGGCGCGCCGCAGCGCATCGATGCCGGACAACAGCCCGTCGCAATCCTTGTTGTCGGGGCCGCCGTCTAGGATCACCGCGCCGGGGACCAGGCTGGCCAGAGCTTTCTCGGCCGTCTCGGGTGACTCCGAGATCGGCTTCAGCCCCGACTTCTCCACGATCTTCGACACCACGACCCGGTTGATCGACGATTTGCCGACCACAAGCACCTTGGAGAAATCCGCGGATGGCCGGCCTGCCGCGCCGCGCTCCGCCGGTTTTATTGGTTTTCGAGGGTCGTCACGATTGGCGGGACACATAGCGGGCAGGCGCTCTGATTCAATGCAGGGTTGAAACCTGAGCGCAATTGGCGCGAGATCGCCGGCGGTGTCAAGCTGAAATAGTGGAAAATGGGAATATGGCAAGAATTACTAAAATTCGGGGCAAGTTCTCCCTGTCATCAAAGGCGGAATTCGAAAAAAACGAAAGTCTCCCGAACGTATAGCGCACGGGAGACACTCGCGGAAGATTGCTGACGTAACGTCAACCTTGGCTCTGGTGGGTGACGATCACTGGGATCAAAAGATCGCCCCAGTTGCCGTCTCCGCCGTGGTGCCTGGCGGAGCGCACCAGTTCCACCGACACGCCGGCCTCGACTGCCTTCATCACCGACTGGTTCAGCCTGTGCAGGTCGTTGGCAAGCATGCGGATCGTCGCCTGCTGGTCGACGCTCATCGCGCTCGACTGTTCTTCGGCCCTTTCCTTGACGCGGCTGATCGATGCCATTGCTGTTCTCCTCGACGTAAGTGCCCTTA from Mesorhizobium sp. M1E.F.Ca.ET.045.02.1.1 includes the following:
- a CDS encoding FAD-binding oxidoreductase encodes the protein MPYQSPISPGRSWYEDTVGPRPEYPALDGDRTCDVVIIGGGFTGLSAAAHLAKAGTNVVLIEAHRLGDGASGRNGGQLGTGQRAWAEELEDEYGLSRAKALFDLAEEAKTHLLDFAAANRIEIDYMPGQLSVAHKKRYVDDYKRHAEIMASRFGYPHIAFMNAGETAERLGSARYFGGTRDTGTGHIHPLKLVIGTAKAAAAAGAHLFERTPSTGIAASGGKVRVTTPKGTISAEKCLIAVNAYGGNLEPVSAAHIMPIGSFIGATVPLGSSSNVLPGGESVDDSRFVVRYFRRSKDGRLLFGGREVYAVNDPKDIHIHIRRQIAELYPALKDVEITHGWGGYVGITMPRKPFAREVMPNVISVGGYSGHGVMLSNFFGKLYAETVAGNRDRLKLIEDLKIPAFPGGRRFRAPLLFLALNWFALRDRI
- a CDS encoding glutamine synthetase family protein, whose amino-acid sequence is MPPEKKEVRPSSRGGRARTPAFLKSERGVKNWKEASAWLEWRGIEDIECITPDQAGVARGKMMPSKKFTSNTSLALPSAVFMTTISGGYPEDGNGFHYPEDDGDLKLLPDLSTLTVVPWEEDPTAAVICDLVHQDGRSVEFTPRNVLKRVLAAYDERGLKPVVAPEIEFYLVRKNPDPDYPLTPPVGRSGRPIGGGAGYSIAGVNEFDELIDDIYHFSERQGLEIDTLIHEEGAGQLEINLRHGNPIELADQVFMFKRTIREAALKHEIYATFMAKPIQGQPGSAMHIHQSVLDKKTGRNIFSAEDGSETDAFFHFIGGMQKHVPNALVMFAPYVNSYRRLTQAASAPVNTKWGYDNRTTAFRVPRSDPAARRVENRIPSSDANPYLALAASLACGLIGMTKKEKASAPVLTTANEDEIDLPRSLLEAVDLFEGDKELGAILGKSFAATYAAIKRAEFETFMEVISPWEREYLLLNV
- a CDS encoding HAD family hydrolase translates to MSALTTIGFDADDTLWQNEQFFRMTEKRFAALLAEHGDHEHIAARLLEAERRNLALYGFGIKGFTLSMIETAVEITGGEVPGLVIGEILAAGREMLSHPIEPLPHARETVERLAESYHLVLITKGDLFDQERKLAQSGMGDLFDAVEIVSDKSADTYARIFSRHGDGPQNSMMVGNSLKSDVVPAIEAGGWGIHVPHELTWAVEHAEAPVAAPRFRRIADLGELPTLVEAIVRAG
- a CDS encoding response regulator codes for the protein MCPANRDDPRKPIKPAERGAAGRPSADFSKVLVVGKSSINRVVVSKIVEKSGLKPISESPETAEKALASLVPGAVILDGGPDNKDCDGLLSGIDALRRASGKALPSVILLSTRNGTPDSLGLSNVVDVVVAKPITPERLQPVIDRMVGRG
- a CDS encoding SDR family oxidoreductase, whose protein sequence is MRLENKVAIITGAASGFGEGMARRFAEEGARVVVADLNAKGAERVAGEIGDRAIWTQTDVSQRSEFDEMVYAAKSAFGRVDIMINNAGYTHRNGDMLGVDEETFDLITAINMKAIYHAALAVVPIMDRQGGGVILTTASTAGIRPRPGLTWYNASKGWAITATKSMAVELAPKNIRVNCLCPVAGETGMLEKFMGADTPEIREKFRASIPLGRFSTPLDIANAALWLASDEAAFITGVALEVDGGRCI
- the zwf gene encoding glucose-6-phosphate dehydrogenase, with the translated sequence MTSQIIPVDPFDFVIFGGTGDLSERKLLPSLYHRQRGQQFTEPTRIIGTSRAKMTDAEFQAFAKKAISEHVKQADVDAKELETFLARLSYVSADATTGTGFDKLKKAIGDSDRIRAFYLAVAPALFGDISHQLKEHRLITPNSRIVLEKPIGRDLTSARALNDAVGDDFHESQIFRIDHYLGKETVQNLMALRFANALYEPLWNSAHIDHVQITVAETVGLEDRVTYYDKAGALRDMVQNHILQLLCLVAMETPSSMDADAVRDEKLKVLRALKRINGNEAPKQTVRGQYRAGASAGGPVKGYVEELGKDSNTETFVAVKAEIGNWRWAGVPFYLRTGKRLATRVSEIVIEFKPIPYSIFGDSAGPIFPNQLVIRLQPDEGVKQYIMIKDPGPGGMRLRQISLDMSFAQSFQGRAPDAYERLIMDVVRGNQTLFMRRDEVEAAWKWIDPIQNAWESARQEAQGYTAGTWGPSASIALIERDGRTWHESN
- the pgl gene encoding 6-phosphogluconolactonase, with the translated sequence MAREQLSAAAYAWNGFADRQQLAAALAGNVAARLTKAIDERGTALLAVSGGTTPAKFLAALSAIPIAWDKVTVTLVDERFVPPASPRSNAGLVAANLLQNKAAAARFVPLYHQAASIEDAATLDNGMLDELPWPLDVVVLGMGGDGHTASFFPDAGNLGELLDPSSRRIVLPVHAPSGGEPRLTLSMARIIAAGFIALHIEGEDKRTAFDGAMGAGAKKPIRKVLEASPIAVEVFWAP
- a CDS encoding SH3 domain-containing protein gives rise to the protein MYEPFSFGAPERRRFAMQFGYDMRPSFWQSLQSNAHLVIAAVGTVALLGVAGVALWLALPANERQAIASAEQSVPPIPVKTTKIAPAAASAVSVAAAPQAAPKADAVSPVAATRKAAIPALASNSPRWTAPDAAGASDAAEAPPASSGQAAEKPATQDDKPAVAAFAESASENDASTALSEVAAPAPAAGQSADAKKPDDKMDGAQTAAIPEAKPQPPEAQSAATEDAALDTPKPQPVSAGANGRILRAVTMRSGPKKGASAIVTVPAKASVQVMGCKKWCEIVYNGKHGWVYKTYVRTGA